The Burkholderia mayonis genome window below encodes:
- the ptsP gene encoding phosphoenolpyruvate--protein phosphotransferase → MIKEVRVSFTLHGIPVSRGIAIGRAYLIAPAALDVAHYLIEAERIEAEIERFRAALEAVRGELNALRADLTDDTPTEVAAFIDVHAMILGDALLVQETIDLIRARRYNVEWALTEQLDVLASHFDDIEDEYLRERKADIEQVVERVLKALAGAPSAAQALDRAAGNGRDEMIVVAHDIAPADMMQFKTQSFQAFVTDLGGRTSHTAIVARSLGIPAAVGVQHASALIRQDDLIIVDGDQGIVIVDPAPIVLEEYSYRQSEKALEQRKLQRLKFSPAQTLCGTKIDLLANIELPDDAKAAVDAGAVGVGLFRSEFLFMSKNRMPEEEEQFAAYKRAVELMRGMPVTIRTIDVGADKPLDLHDEGYETAPNPALGLRAIRWSLSEPQMFLTQLRAILRASAFGQVKILVPMLAHAQEIDQTLDLISEAKRQLDAAGLAYDPNVRVGAMIEIPAAAIALPLFLKRVDFLSIGTNDLIQYTLAIDRADNAVAHLYDPLHPAVLHLIAFTLREAKRAGVPVSVCGEMAGDPALTRLLLGMGLTEFSMHPSQLLVVKQEILRAHLKALEKPTADVLAAFEPEEVQAALTRLASAEPRADVAA, encoded by the coding sequence GTGATCAAGGAGGTGCGCGTGTCCTTCACGCTGCATGGGATTCCCGTTTCAAGAGGCATCGCGATCGGACGAGCGTATCTGATCGCGCCGGCGGCGCTCGACGTCGCACATTATCTGATCGAGGCCGAGCGGATCGAAGCCGAGATCGAGCGCTTCCGCGCGGCGCTCGAAGCGGTGCGCGGCGAGCTGAATGCGCTGCGCGCCGATTTGACCGACGATACGCCGACCGAAGTCGCCGCGTTCATCGATGTGCACGCGATGATCCTCGGCGATGCGCTGCTCGTGCAGGAAACCATCGACCTCATCCGCGCGCGCCGCTACAACGTCGAATGGGCGCTGACCGAGCAGCTCGACGTGCTCGCCAGCCACTTCGACGACATCGAAGACGAATACCTGCGCGAGCGCAAGGCGGATATCGAGCAGGTCGTCGAGCGGGTGCTGAAGGCGCTCGCGGGCGCGCCGTCCGCCGCGCAGGCGCTCGACCGGGCCGCGGGCAACGGCCGCGACGAGATGATCGTCGTCGCGCACGACATCGCGCCCGCCGACATGATGCAGTTCAAGACGCAGTCGTTCCAGGCGTTCGTCACCGACTTGGGCGGACGCACGTCGCACACGGCGATCGTCGCGCGCAGCCTCGGGATTCCGGCCGCGGTCGGCGTGCAGCACGCGAGCGCGCTGATCCGCCAGGACGATCTCATCATCGTCGACGGCGACCAGGGAATCGTGATCGTCGATCCCGCGCCGATCGTGCTCGAGGAATACTCATACCGGCAATCGGAGAAGGCGCTCGAGCAGCGCAAGCTGCAGCGGCTCAAGTTCTCGCCCGCGCAGACGCTCTGCGGCACGAAGATCGACCTGCTCGCGAACATCGAGCTGCCCGACGACGCGAAGGCGGCCGTCGACGCGGGCGCGGTCGGCGTCGGCCTGTTCCGCTCCGAGTTCCTGTTCATGAGCAAGAACCGGATGCCGGAGGAAGAGGAGCAGTTCGCCGCGTACAAGCGTGCGGTCGAGCTGATGCGCGGGATGCCCGTCACGATCCGCACGATCGACGTCGGCGCGGACAAGCCGCTCGACTTGCACGACGAAGGCTACGAAACCGCGCCGAACCCGGCGCTCGGCCTGCGCGCGATTCGCTGGAGCCTGTCGGAGCCGCAAATGTTCCTGACGCAGCTGCGCGCGATCCTGCGCGCGTCGGCGTTCGGCCAGGTCAAGATCCTGGTGCCGATGCTCGCGCACGCGCAGGAGATCGACCAGACGCTCGACCTCATCAGCGAGGCGAAGCGACAGCTCGACGCGGCGGGACTCGCGTACGATCCGAACGTGCGCGTCGGCGCGATGATCGAGATTCCGGCTGCGGCGATTGCACTGCCGCTGTTCTTGAAGCGCGTCGATTTCCTGTCGATCGGCACCAACGATCTGATCCAGTACACGCTCGCAATCGACCGCGCGGACAACGCGGTCGCGCATCTGTACGATCCGCTGCATCCGGCGGTGCTGCACCTGATCGCGTTCACGCTGCGCGAGGCGAAGCGCGCGGGCGTGCCGGTGTCGGTGTGCGGCGAGATGGCGGGCGATCCGGCGTTGACGCGCCTTTTGCTCGGCATGGGGCTCACCGAGTTCTCG
- a CDS encoding HPr family phosphocarrier protein: MLQQETTIVNKLGLHARASAKLTQLAGNFQSEVWMTRNGRRINAKSIMGVMMLAAGIGSAVTIETEGPDEREAMDALLKLIADKFGEGQ, from the coding sequence ATGCTTCAACAAGAAACAACCATCGTGAACAAATTGGGGCTCCATGCGCGCGCGTCGGCCAAGCTCACGCAGCTCGCGGGCAATTTTCAGTCGGAAGTCTGGATGACGCGCAATGGTCGCCGGATCAACGCGAAGAGCATCATGGGCGTCATGATGCTCGCGGCGGGCATCGGCAGCGCGGTGACGATCGAGACCGAAGGGCCCGACGAGCGAGAGGCGATGGACGCGCTCCTCAAATTGATCGCCGACAAATTCGGCGAAGGGCAATAA
- a CDS encoding PTS sugar transporter subunit IIA, protein MAGILIIAHAPLATALRDCIAHIYGGLPARIGCIDVQADNDPIQVMAFAHAELARLKEENGALVLTDMYGATPANIAGQLAKIEGVRVLAGVNLPMLVRAVCYRTTPLDTLVDKALAGSTKGIHEIAAGTPPPRPSALGCGECAPIPPEPKAQTQPH, encoded by the coding sequence ATGGCAGGCATTCTCATCATCGCGCATGCGCCGCTCGCTACCGCTTTGCGGGACTGCATCGCGCACATCTACGGCGGGTTGCCCGCGCGCATCGGTTGTATCGACGTGCAGGCGGACAACGATCCGATCCAGGTCATGGCGTTCGCGCACGCGGAACTCGCGCGCCTGAAGGAAGAAAACGGCGCGCTCGTGCTGACCGACATGTACGGCGCGACGCCCGCGAACATCGCCGGGCAGCTCGCGAAGATCGAAGGCGTCCGGGTGCTCGCAGGCGTCAATCTGCCGATGCTCGTGCGCGCCGTCTGCTACCGGACGACGCCGCTCGACACGCTCGTCGACAAGGCGCTCGCCGGCTCGACGAAAGGCATCCACGAGATCGCCGCCGGCACGCCGCCGCCACGACCGAGCGCGCTCGGCTGCGGCGAGTGCGCACCGATTCCGCCGGAGCCAAAAGCACAGACCCAGCCGCACTGA
- the gshB gene encoding glutathione synthase, which yields MDILFIADPLDRFKIYKDSTYAMMAEAARRGHAVYACEPNQLAWTVAGVEADVRRVTIVGDTADLHRDRWYEARAHESRALPSFGAILMRKDPPFDMEYVTSTWLLELAERAGARVFNKPQTIRDHSEKLAIGEFPQFVAPSLVTRDAARLRAFHAEHGDVILKPLDGMGGMGVFRVKPDGMNLGSIIEMLSHDGARSVMVQKFIPEIKAGDKRILLIDGEPVPYSLARIPQGNEVRGNLAAGGVGVAQPLTERDREIAATLGPVLAARGLLLVGLDVIGDWLTEVNVTSPTCFREIMEQTGYDVAGMFVDALERAVG from the coding sequence ATGGACATTCTCTTTATCGCCGACCCGCTCGACCGCTTCAAGATCTACAAGGACTCGACCTACGCGATGATGGCCGAGGCGGCGCGGCGCGGGCACGCGGTGTACGCGTGCGAGCCGAACCAGCTCGCGTGGACGGTCGCGGGCGTCGAGGCCGACGTGCGCCGCGTGACGATCGTCGGCGACACGGCCGACCTGCATCGCGATCGCTGGTACGAGGCGCGCGCGCACGAGTCGCGCGCGCTCCCGTCGTTCGGCGCGATCCTGATGCGCAAGGATCCGCCGTTCGACATGGAGTACGTGACGTCGACGTGGCTGCTCGAGCTCGCCGAGCGCGCGGGCGCGCGCGTGTTCAACAAGCCGCAGACGATCCGCGATCATTCGGAAAAGCTCGCGATCGGCGAGTTTCCGCAGTTCGTCGCGCCGTCGCTCGTCACGCGCGACGCCGCGCGGCTGCGCGCGTTCCACGCCGAGCACGGCGACGTGATCCTGAAGCCGCTCGACGGCATGGGCGGGATGGGCGTGTTCCGCGTGAAGCCGGACGGCATGAACCTGGGCTCGATCATCGAGATGCTGAGCCACGATGGTGCGCGCTCGGTCATGGTGCAGAAGTTCATCCCGGAGATCAAAGCCGGCGACAAGCGGATTCTGCTGATCGACGGCGAGCCGGTGCCGTATTCGCTCGCGCGGATTCCGCAGGGCAACGAGGTGCGCGGCAATCTCGCCGCGGGCGGCGTCGGCGTCGCGCAGCCGCTCACCGAGCGCGACCGCGAGATCGCGGCGACGCTCGGTCCGGTGCTCGCGGCACGCGGCCTGCTGCTCGTCGGACTCGACGTGATCGGCGACTGGCTGACCGAGGTGAATGTCACGAGCCCGACTTGCTTTCGCGAAATCATGGAGCAGACTGGATACGACGTCGCCGGCATGTTTGTCGACGCATTGGAGCGCGCGGTCGGCTGA
- the gshA gene encoding glutamate--cysteine ligase, which produces MVPHLVTALNGPLLELERKILDATPAIERWFRLEWQEHTPPFYCSVDLRNAGFKLAPVDANLFPGAFNNLPPEVLPLAVQAAMAAIEKICPDAKNLLVIPELPTRNAFYLENVARLATIMRQAGLNVRFGSLDPSISDITPITLADGQKIVLEPLERTPRRLGLKNFDPCSILLNNDLSAGIPGVLENLHEQYLLPPLHAGWAVRRKSTHFSCYDDVAKKFAKMVGVDPWMLNPYFAHVEGVDWHGSGGGEALADAIDAVLKKIARKYREYGIGEKPYVVVKADAGTAGRGVMTVHDASEIGRMTKHERAQMAESKAGVPVSDVIVQEGVYTFERIGDEVAEPVVYMIDRYVVGGFYRTHGARERDQNLNAPGMHYVPLGFEHTALPDAHAKPGAAPPNRFYMYGVVARLGLLASSVELEKTDPEAIQV; this is translated from the coding sequence ATGGTTCCCCATCTCGTTACGGCGTTAAACGGCCCGCTGCTCGAGCTCGAGCGGAAGATCCTCGACGCCACGCCTGCGATCGAACGCTGGTTCAGGCTCGAATGGCAGGAACACACGCCGCCGTTCTACTGTTCGGTCGATCTGCGCAACGCGGGCTTCAAGCTCGCGCCCGTCGACGCGAATCTCTTTCCTGGCGCGTTCAACAACCTGCCGCCCGAAGTGCTGCCGCTCGCCGTGCAGGCGGCGATGGCCGCGATCGAGAAGATCTGCCCGGATGCGAAGAATCTGCTCGTGATTCCCGAGCTGCCGACGCGCAACGCGTTCTATCTCGAGAACGTCGCGCGCCTCGCGACGATCATGCGCCAGGCGGGGCTGAACGTGCGCTTCGGCTCGCTCGATCCGAGCATCTCCGACATCACGCCGATCACGCTCGCCGACGGCCAGAAGATCGTGCTGGAGCCGCTCGAGCGCACGCCGCGCCGGCTCGGCCTCAAGAACTTCGATCCGTGCTCGATCCTGCTCAACAACGATCTGTCGGCGGGCATCCCGGGCGTGCTCGAGAACCTGCACGAACAGTATCTGCTGCCGCCGCTGCATGCCGGCTGGGCAGTGCGCCGCAAGTCGACGCACTTTTCCTGCTATGACGACGTCGCGAAGAAGTTCGCGAAGATGGTCGGCGTCGATCCATGGATGCTGAATCCGTATTTCGCGCACGTCGAAGGCGTGGACTGGCATGGCAGCGGCGGCGGCGAAGCGCTCGCCGACGCGATCGACGCGGTGCTCAAGAAGATCGCGCGCAAGTATCGCGAATACGGGATCGGCGAGAAGCCGTACGTCGTCGTGAAGGCGGATGCGGGCACGGCGGGGCGCGGCGTGATGACCGTGCACGACGCGTCCGAGATCGGCCGGATGACGAAGCACGAGCGCGCGCAGATGGCCGAATCGAAGGCGGGCGTGCCGGTGAGCGACGTGATCGTGCAGGAAGGCGTCTACACGTTCGAGCGGATCGGCGACGAAGTGGCGGAGCCCGTCGTCTACATGATCGATCGCTACGTGGTGGGCGGGTTCTACCGCACACACGGCGCGCGCGAGCGCGACCAGAATCTGAACGCGCCCGGCATGCACTACGTGCCGCTCGGCTTCGAGCACACGGCGCTGCCGGACGCGCACGCGAAGCCCGGCGCGGCGCCGCCGAACCGCTTCTACATGTATGGCGTCGTCGCACGGCTCGGGCTGCTCGCGTCGTCGGTCGAACTCGAGAAGACCGACCCGGAAGCGATCCAGGTGTGA